Genomic window (Croceicoccus sp. Ery15):
GTCTGCATCATCTGGGCAGCGGCAACCGGCACAATACCGAACGCGAGCTTGGCGATGGCCGCATCCTGCGCATTCTGGGCAATCCAGCGCCCGATGGCGGCTATGTAACGAGCTATACCGACATTACCGCCGACCGCATGGCCGAACAGGCGCTGGAGGCGAAGATCCGCGAACGCACGCTTCAATTGACCGAAGCGAACGAAGCGCTGGCCAGTGCCACGCGGTCGAAAACGCGCTTTCTGGCCGCGGCCAGCCACGATCTGGTCCAACCGATGAATGCCGCACGTCTGTTCGCCAGCGCGCTTGCCGACGATATCGCGCCCGACCGCCGCAACGAACGCGCACTGCTGGGCCAGATCGACCGGTCGATCGAAACGGCGGACCGCCTGCTGCGCGCATTGCTCGACATCTCGCGGCTCGATGGCGGCAAGGCGGCGGTCGATCCCGAACGCTTCGCGCTCGACCTTGCCTTTGCCGATATCGCCAACGAGTTCGAGATTCAGGCAGAGAACAAGGGTCTGGCGCTGGTCACCGTGCGCAGCGGCCTGTGGCTCGAAACCGATCGCGGCTTGTTTATCTCGATCCTCCAGAACCTTGTGACCAATGCGGTGCGCTATTCGACCAGCGGGCGCATATTGATCGGCGCAAAAAGGCGCGGGCCGATGGCGGAAATCATGGTGATCGATCAAGGCATGGGCATCGCCCCCGAAGACCAGAGCGCCATTTTCGAGGAATTCACGCGGCTTAATCGCATGGGCAGAAGCGCTGGTGACGGCGGCGATGATGGCGGTCTGGGCCTTGGCCTCGCCATTGTGCAGCGTATCTCGCTGATGCTGGGGACCGAAATTCGCCTGCAATCCGCGCCGGGGCGGGGAAGCTGCTTTTCGTTCCTGCTGCCCGTGGTGCCCGCCGGCCCCGCCAGACCGGCACCGGTTCCCGTGCGCGAAGCGCCGCGCACCGAAAGCGGCGGCCATGTGCTGTGCGTCGACAATGATCCGGCGTCCCTTACCGCACTGGAAAGCCTGCTGATGCGCTGGGGCTATGCCGTATCGACGGCATCGCATCCCTCGCAAGTGGCGCAGAGCGCGCCGCCCGATCTGTTGGTGATGGATTACCATCTCGATGACGGGCTGACCGGCGACGATGCCGCGCGGCTGCTTTATGCGCGTTGGGGCGGTCCGGTGCCGACCGTGCTGCTGACCGCAGAGGATAGCGCGGCGACCAAGGCGGCGGCGGGATCGATCGGGGCCGAACGTATGATCAAGCCCCCCTCTCCGCCTGCATTGCGGGCGCTGATGGGAAGGCTGCTACCGCATTGAGCCCACGCGGTTCAGGCGTCGGCTCCGTTTAGCGGAGGGAGGCCCGGATCATCCAGCTTCCCCGCCATCAGCACCGCCTGTGTCCGGTTGATCACGCCCAGCCGCCGGAAAATGCCTGTCAGATGCGCTTTGACCGTGGCCTCGGAAATCTGCATTTCATGCGCGATCTGCTTGTTCAGCCTGCCTTCCGCGACAAGCGCCAGAATGCGCCGCTGCGCAGGGGTCAGGCGCGACAGGCGGGCAAGCGCATCGTCGTCCTCTCCGCTCACCTCGTCCATATGTTCGGGAAACCACAAATCGCCGCTGGCCACCGCCGACAGCGCCTCGCGCATCAGGTCCATCGGTGCGCTTTTCGGGATAAAGGCCGCCGCGCCCAGCGATTTGGCGCCTTGCCAGATGCGTGCCTCCTCGCTCGCGGATATGATCGCGACGGGCATGGCGGGGAAATCCTTGCGCAAGTCCATCAGTGTCGTCAGGCCAGCGCTGTCCGCCATATGCAGGTCCAGCGTCATCAGCGCGACCTCGCCCTTTTCGGCTTCGGCACGGGCGGCGGCGGCATCGGGCACCTCGACAATGGTGTGCCCCGGCCATGATTTCTCGACCGACGCGCGGATGGCCGCGCGCATCAGCGGATGATCATCGGCAATTACGATCGTCGGGCCCGTCACACCGGCCTCCCCTTCTCCCCGCCGGCAAACCGGCCCATGGATGTTAGCGGCAGCGAACCGCCGCAATCAAGTCACGGCTGCGCACCCTTTTGTCGCATCGCCGCACAGTCCGAACGCACGGCTTGCCAAGTCCCCGCATCGGGCGCAGAGCTTGCCGACATTACCGGAACGGGTCGCGACAACGGGAATGGAGGATATCTTCATGTCCAAGGCACCCTCTTTTGCACTCGCCGCGATCGTGTTCGCCGGACCGGCGCTTTTCATGACACATACCGCTCTTGCGCAGGATGCGGCCGAAACCGCAGTAATAGTATCGGGCAGCGCGCAAACCGGCGCGGCGCAGAAATCCTTGGGTCGCTCGATCGGATCGGGCATCGGCAATGCCGCCAATGCGGTGGGCAGTACGAATGCGGCAAGAACGACGCGCCGGGCTGCTCCCTCCACCTATCGCGCCGCGCCGCGCGGCAGCGGGAGCAGCGTTCCGGCCGGTGTCGATCCGCTCGCCAACAGCGATGCGGCGACCTATGCGCTCGACAACGGGGCGACGATCAAGGTCAGCGGCGGGTTCAGACCAGCGACCGGCACGCATTGCCAGCGCAACTGCCCCACCCCTGTAAAAGCCGCGCCTGCACAGGCCGAGCCCGTAAAGCCAGCGCCGGTTACGCCCGTCACTCCCGAGGCGACAGGTCCCGCTCCGCAGCACTGACCCGGTCAGCGGTTAAGCCGCCCTTCGATCAGCCCGTCCACCAGCGACGGATCGGCCAGCGTCGACGTATCGCCCAGCGATCCGAAATCGTTCTCGGCGATCTTGCGCAGGATGCGGCGCATGATCTTGCCCGAACGCGTCTTGGGCAGCCCCGGCGTGAAATGCAGATGGTCGGGCGTGGCGATGGGGCCGATCTCGGTCCGCACCCACTGGCGCAATTCCTTCGTCAGATCGTCATCCGCGTCGATCCCGGCGTTCAGCGTGACATAGCAGTAAATGCCCTGCCCCTTGATGTCGTGGGGAAAGCCGACGACCGCCGCCTCTGCCACCATTTCATGCAGCACCAGCGCGCTTTCAACCTCGGCCGTGCCCATGCGGTGGCCCGATACATTGATCACATCGTCGACGCGGCCTGTGATCCAGTAATAGCCGTCATCGTCGCGGCGGCAGCCGTCGCCGGTGAAATATTTGCCGCGATAATTGCTGAAATAGGTCTGGATGAAGCGTTCATGGTCGCCATAGACGGTCCGCGCCTGCCCCGGCCAGCTGCGCGTGATGCACAGATTGCCCTCTGCCGCGCCGCCTGTCGTTTCGTCGGCCAGCACCGCACCGTCATTGTCGACCAGCTGGGGCGCAATGCCAAAGAACGGACGCCCCGCACTGCCCGGCTTCATGCCATGGGCACCGGGCAGCGTGGTGATCATGATGCCGCCGGTTTCGGTCTGCCACCACGTATCGACTATGGGCGCGTTGCCGTGGCCGACATGCTGGTGATACCAGCGCCATGCCTCGGGGTTGATCGGTTCGCCCACGCTGCCAAGCACGCGCAGCGAGGACAGGTCGTGCTTGTCGACATGCTCGTTCCCCTCACGCATCAACGCGCGGATCGCGGTGGGCGCGGTATAGAAGATGTTGACCTTGTGCTTGTCGACCACCTGCCAGAACCGGCTGTGATCGGGATAGTTGGGCACGCCTTCGAACATCAGTGCGGTCGCGCCGTTCTGCAGCGGGCCATAGACGATATAGCTGTGCCCCGTGACCCAGCCGATGTCCGCCGTGCACCAGTAAACCTCGCCCTCGCGGTAATCGAAGACATAGCGGAACGTCGTCTCGGTCCAGACGGCATAGCCGCCGGTGGTGTGCACGACGCCCTTGGGGCTGCCGGTCGACCCCGAGGTATAGAGGATGAACAGCGGGTCTTCCGCCTTCATCGCCTCGCACGGGCAATCTCCGGCCACGCCCTCGCTCATCTCGTGATACCAGTGGTCGCGCCCTTCGGTCATGTCCACCGCGCCGCCGGTGTGACGGATGACCAGCACCGATTTGACCGGCACCTTCTTCAGGGCGGCATCGACATTGGCTTTCAGCGGGATCGATTTCGACCCGCGCAGCCCTTCATCGGCGCAAATGACATAATCGGACCGGCAATCCTCGATCCGGCCGGCGATCGCGTCGGGCGAAAAACCGCCGAACACCACCGAATGCACCGCGCCGATCCGTGCGCAGGCCAGCATGGCGAATGCGCCTTCGGGGATCATCGGCATGTAAATCGTGACGCGGTCGCCCTTGGCCACGCCCATTTTCTTCAGCGTATTGGCCATGCGGATCACTTCGCCCTGCACTTGCGCATAGGTAAAGCGACGCACCGGCGTTTCGGGGCTGTCGGGTTCGAAGATCAGGGCGGTGCGGTCGCCATTGCCTGCCTGTACATGCCGGTCGACGGCATTGTGGCAGATGTTGATCTCGCCATCCTGGAACCATTCGATCTCGACCGGATCAAAGCTCCAGCCCGATATTTTCGAGGGCTTGGTGAACCATTCCAGCCGTTCGGCCTGCTCCATCCAGAACGCATCGGGATCGTCCATGCTTTGCGCATACATGGCGCGATACTGGTCAAGCGTGCAGTGCGTGCCGTCCAGCGCCGCTGCGGGGACCGGGATCATATCGGTCGCGGGTTCCATCGTGTCCTGCATGCTATCTCCCGTATGCTCTTTTCATGTGGCCGCCCGATGCGCGCAATTGCCGCGGCGCTTTGGTCGATCCTATGTCCGGCAGCCTATATCCTAAAGCCCCGCGCGGTCATTGCGACCAAAGTCTTATAGACCATCCGCTAGCTGGGAACGCCCGTCCCGCCCTGCAAGACCCGATGCACCAAAGCATCAATGAAATGCCCGCGCAGACGGGTCGAACGCATGGCATTGCGGGGAGAGGCTAAGATGGCAAAACAGGCAAAAGCCGTTTGGAAGACCGCTTTCGCGGCAGGATTGATGAGCGCAAGCGCGCTGGTGCCCGCGGGCGCCATGGCGCAGGACGCAGCCGGTTCGTCGAAAGGGTCGATCGAAGACCGGCTGGACCGGCTGGAAGCGATGATCGGCAGGCTGGAGGCGCGCATGGATGCTGCCGAAACGCCGGACGCCGAAAACCAGGCCATGGCACAGGAAATGCGCGCCGCGGTCGAGGAAACGCGCGTCGCCGCCGCCCAGCAGCAAGAACTTGAAGCCCGCCTCGCCGCGGTAGAGGCCAAGGACACGCAGGGTTTCCGCGTGGGCGAAACGCAGTTCACCATCGGCGGCTATCTCAAGCTGGACGCGATCACCCAGCGCACCAGCGCAGGGCAGATACCCGGCGATTCGATCAACCGCGACTTCCTGATCCCCAGCCTGATCCCCGTCGGCGGCGATCCATCGGGTTGGGACACCCATTTCCAGGCCCGCCAAAGCCGCATCATCATCAAGGGCGAGACACCCGTGGGCGACCAGAAGCTGGGCGGCCATCTGGAATTGGACTTCCTTGTCACCGATGGCGGCGACCAGCGCGTGTCGAACAGCTATGTGCCGCGCATGCGTCAGGCCTTCATTACCTATGGCGGTTGGACCTTTGGGCAGGCGTGGTCGACGTTCCAGAATGTCGGGGCCCTGCCCGACAGCGTGGATTTCGTCGGCACCATGCCGGGCACCGTTTTCAATCGCCAGCCGATGATCCGCTACAAGACCAAAAGCGGTATTTCGATTGCGGTCGAACAGCCCGAAACGACGATCACCAATGCAACGGGCGGGCGCATCCTGCCTTCGGACGACCAGATTCCCGACGTTGTCCTGCGCTACGACCGTGGCGGCTTTGCCGTGGCGGGCATCCTGCGCCAGCTGCATGCTTCCGACCGGGTGCTGGCCGATGGCGGCGACAGCGCGTTCGGCTATGGCGTCTCCGTCTCGGGCAAGATCCCGCTGGGCGAGCGCGACGATCTGCGCTTCATGGCCACGGCGGGCGAAGGTCTGGGCCGGTATATGGGCGCCAATATCGTCAATGACGCGGCCATCGACACCAGCGGCAATCTGGACCCGATCGCGACCTATTCGGGCTTTGCCGCGTTCCGCCATGTGTGGAGCGACAATCTGCGTTCGACCATCGCGGGCAGCTATTTCAAGGCCGATAATCCGGTCGATCTGACGGGCGGCGCGCCGACCGACAATGTCTGGAACGCGCTGGCCAATATCATCTACTCGCCCGTCCCCAAACTCGATCTCGGCCTGGAATACATGTATGCCGAGCGCGAGAACGAGGCAGGCGACAGCGGCAATCTGCAGAAGATACAGGCTTCGGCCAAATACAGCTTCTGACCGGCAGCGGAGCATTCGATACCATGGATTACAGGGCAGTCCTGAACGCGGCGGAAAACGATCCCGAAGCCTTCTGGCTGGATGCGGCCAAGGCGCTGGACTGGGACGGTTTTCCCGCCACCGCGCATGACGGCGACGGCGACCTCTGGTTTCCCGACGGCACGATCAACCTGTGCCACAATGCCGTCGACCGCCATGTCGCGGCAGGGCGCGGGGATCAGACCGCGCTCGTCTATGAAAGCCCGATCACCGGCAAGTCGGCCAGTTTCAGCTTTCGCGAATTGCTTGGCCGCGTGTCGCGCACGGCAGGCATGCTGGTCGATGCCGGAGTCGGGCGGGGCGACCGCGTCGTCATCTATATGCCCATGGTGCCCGAAGCCGTGTTCGCCATGCTGGCCTGTGCCCGCATCGGCGCAGTGCATTCGGTGGTCTTCGGCGGTTTCGCCGCCCCCGAACTGGCCAAGCGGATCGACGATTGCCAGCCGGTCTGCGTGTTATCGGCCAGTTGCGGGCTGGAACCGGGGCGGACCATTGCCTACAAGCCGCTGCTCGACCATGCGATCGAGCTGTGCACCCACAAGCCCGATAGTGTCATCGTGCTTCAGCGCGACGAATTGCGCGCCGAACTGACCCCCAATCGCGATATCGACTGGCATGCCGCCTTTTTCGCGGCCCGCCCCGTCGATTGCGTGCCGGTCCGGTCGACCGATCCGCTGTATATCCTCTATACCTCGGGCACGACGGGCACGCCCAAGGGCGTAGTGCGCGACACCGGCGGCTATGGCACCGCGCTCGCCTGGTCGATGGAGCATATCTATGGCGTCGGCGCGGGCGATGTGTACTGGGCCGCATCCGATATCGGCTGGGTCGTGGGCCATTCCTATATCGTCTATGGCCCGCTGCTGGCAGGCTGCACCAGCGTGCTGTTCGAAGGAAAGCCCGTGGGCACACCCGATGCGGGCATTTTCTGGCGCCTGATCGACAAGTTGCGGGTGAAGGTGCTGTTCACCGCGCCCACCGCGATCCGCGCCATCCGCCGTGCCGATCCCGACGGGGCCTTTATCGCGCAGTCCGACCTGTCATCGCTGCAGGCGCTGTTCCTTGCCGGAGAGCGGGCCGATCCCGATACGCTGAACTGGATCGCGGACCTGCTGCACAAGCCCGTGATCGACCATTGGTGGCAGACCGAAATCGGCTGGCCCGCCATTGCCACCTGCCACGGCCTTGGCGAGAGCGAGATCCGGCCCGGCAGCGCAGGCCGTGCAGTGCCCGGTTTCCGCTTCAAGGTGCAGGATGACAACCACCGCGAAGTCGACGCGGGCAAGGTCGGCAATCTGCTGATCGAACAGCCCTTGCCGCCCGGCGCATTCCGCGCGCTGTGGAACAATCCGGAAAAATTCGCGGCCGGTTTCGCCGATTTTCCGGGCCATTATACATCGGGCGATGCGGGCATGATCGATGCCGACGGGTTCATCCATATCATGGGGCGGACCGACGATATCATCAATGTGGCGGGCCACCGCCTGTCGACCGGCCAGATGGAGGAAGTCGTCGCCGCCCATCCGCAAGCGGTGGAATGCGCGGTCGTCGGCGCGGCGGACCAGCTGAAGGGCGAAATGGCAGTCGCCTTTGTCGTCACGCGTCCCGACAGCGGCGACCGCAATGCGATCCGCAAGGAACTGGTCGCCTC
Coding sequences:
- a CDS encoding response regulator transcription factor, encoding MTGPTIVIADDHPLMRAAIRASVEKSWPGHTIVEVPDAAAARAEAEKGEVALMTLDLHMADSAGLTTLMDLRKDFPAMPVAIISASEEARIWQGAKSLGAAAFIPKSAPMDLMREALSAVASGDLWFPEHMDEVSGEDDDALARLSRLTPAQRRILALVAEGRLNKQIAHEMQISEATVKAHLTGIFRRLGVINRTQAVLMAGKLDDPGLPPLNGADA
- the acs gene encoding acetate--CoA ligase, yielding MQDTMEPATDMIPVPAAALDGTHCTLDQYRAMYAQSMDDPDAFWMEQAERLEWFTKPSKISGWSFDPVEIEWFQDGEINICHNAVDRHVQAGNGDRTALIFEPDSPETPVRRFTYAQVQGEVIRMANTLKKMGVAKGDRVTIYMPMIPEGAFAMLACARIGAVHSVVFGGFSPDAIAGRIEDCRSDYVICADEGLRGSKSIPLKANVDAALKKVPVKSVLVIRHTGGAVDMTEGRDHWYHEMSEGVAGDCPCEAMKAEDPLFILYTSGSTGSPKGVVHTTGGYAVWTETTFRYVFDYREGEVYWCTADIGWVTGHSYIVYGPLQNGATALMFEGVPNYPDHSRFWQVVDKHKVNIFYTAPTAIRALMREGNEHVDKHDLSSLRVLGSVGEPINPEAWRWYHQHVGHGNAPIVDTWWQTETGGIMITTLPGAHGMKPGSAGRPFFGIAPQLVDNDGAVLADETTGGAAEGNLCITRSWPGQARTVYGDHERFIQTYFSNYRGKYFTGDGCRRDDDGYYWITGRVDDVINVSGHRMGTAEVESALVLHEMVAEAAVVGFPHDIKGQGIYCYVTLNAGIDADDDLTKELRQWVRTEIGPIATPDHLHFTPGLPKTRSGKIMRRILRKIAENDFGSLGDTSTLADPSLVDGLIEGRLNR
- a CDS encoding DcaP family trimeric outer membrane transporter, with product MAKQAKAVWKTAFAAGLMSASALVPAGAMAQDAAGSSKGSIEDRLDRLEAMIGRLEARMDAAETPDAENQAMAQEMRAAVEETRVAAAQQQELEARLAAVEAKDTQGFRVGETQFTIGGYLKLDAITQRTSAGQIPGDSINRDFLIPSLIPVGGDPSGWDTHFQARQSRIIIKGETPVGDQKLGGHLELDFLVTDGGDQRVSNSYVPRMRQAFITYGGWTFGQAWSTFQNVGALPDSVDFVGTMPGTVFNRQPMIRYKTKSGISIAVEQPETTITNATGGRILPSDDQIPDVVLRYDRGGFAVAGILRQLHASDRVLADGGDSAFGYGVSVSGKIPLGERDDLRFMATAGEGLGRYMGANIVNDAAIDTSGNLDPIATYSGFAAFRHVWSDNLRSTIAGSYFKADNPVDLTGGAPTDNVWNALANIIYSPVPKLDLGLEYMYAERENEAGDSGNLQKIQASAKYSF
- a CDS encoding AMP-binding protein, translating into MDYRAVLNAAENDPEAFWLDAAKALDWDGFPATAHDGDGDLWFPDGTINLCHNAVDRHVAAGRGDQTALVYESPITGKSASFSFRELLGRVSRTAGMLVDAGVGRGDRVVIYMPMVPEAVFAMLACARIGAVHSVVFGGFAAPELAKRIDDCQPVCVLSASCGLEPGRTIAYKPLLDHAIELCTHKPDSVIVLQRDELRAELTPNRDIDWHAAFFAARPVDCVPVRSTDPLYILYTSGTTGTPKGVVRDTGGYGTALAWSMEHIYGVGAGDVYWAASDIGWVVGHSYIVYGPLLAGCTSVLFEGKPVGTPDAGIFWRLIDKLRVKVLFTAPTAIRAIRRADPDGAFIAQSDLSSLQALFLAGERADPDTLNWIADLLHKPVIDHWWQTEIGWPAIATCHGLGESEIRPGSAGRAVPGFRFKVQDDNHREVDAGKVGNLLIEQPLPPGAFRALWNNPEKFAAGFADFPGHYTSGDAGMIDADGFIHIMGRTDDIINVAGHRLSTGQMEEVVAAHPQAVECAVVGAADQLKGEMAVAFVVTRPDSGDRNAIRKELVASIRENIGPIASPRSVWFVDGLPKTRSGKILRNLLRAIVNDEEIVVPQTIEDPAVIDALIAQLAGAEAASG